A genomic window from Lotus japonicus ecotype B-129 chromosome 1, LjGifu_v1.2 includes:
- the LOC130723916 gene encoding 1-aminocyclopropane-1-carboxylate synthase 3-like: protein MNMLSMKASHDSHGQDSSYFLGWQEYEKNPYHPFQNPNGIIQMGLAENQLSFDLLESWLQKNLDIVGLKRDGVSVFRELALFQDYHGLPAFKNQLVNFMAKIRENRVKFSAEKLVLTAGATPANEILMFCLANPGEAFILPTPYYPGFDRDLKWRTGVEIVPMHCSSSNGFKITSFALEQAYQQAQKQSLKVKGVLVTNPSNPLGITMTKTELNHLVDFAIDKGIHIISDEIYSGTVFNSPKFVSIMEVANERSSQFHEILNRVHIVYSLSKDLGVPGFRVGMVYSNNEMVVSAATKMSSFGLVSSQTQYLLAHLLSDENFTLKYLEETQRRLKQRREVLVSGLRNAGVRCLKGNAGLFCWVDMRNLLSSSTFEAEKELWKKILYQVGLNISPGSSCHCSEPGWFRVCFANMSEDTLRVAMRRMKAFTDSVFSANFNGIRRSGFAQHNTNYATRSSIGKWVFQLSLHEESEPCTHCEL from the exons ATGAACATGTTGTCTATGAAGGCTAGCCATGACTCTCATGGCCAAGACTCTAGTTACTTTCTAGGATGGCAAGAGTATGAAAAGAATCCTTATCACCCCTTTCAAAATCCAAATGGAATCATCCAGATGGGACTTGCAGAGAATCAG CTTTCGTTTGACCTTCTAGAATCATGGCTTCAAAAAAATCTTGATATAGTGGGGTTGAAGAGAGATGGGGTATCCGTATTTAGAGAACTTGCTCTATTCCAGGACTACCACGGCTTACCTGCTTTCAAAAAT cAACTGGTGAACTTTATggcaaaaataagagaaaacagAGTCAAATTCAGTGCGGAGAAGCTTGTCCTCACAGCTGGTGCCACTCCAGCGAATGAGATTCTCATGTTTTGCCTTGCTAATCCAGGGGAAGCTTTCATCCTTCCCACACCTTATTATCCTGG GTTCGATAGAGATCTTAAATGGCGAACCGGGGTTGAGATTGTTCCAATGCATTGCTCGAGCTCAAACGGTTTCAAAATCACTTCCTTTGCTTTAGAACAAGCCTATCAACAAGCACAGAAACAAAGCCTCAAGGTGAAAGGGGTGCTAGTAACTAACCCCTCGAACCCACTAGGCATAACCATGACAAAAACAGAGCTTAACCATCTCGTTGACTTCGCCATTGACAAGGGAATTCATATAATAAGCGATGAAATCTACTCAGGCACAGTCTTCAACTCACCCAAATTCGTGAGCATCATGGAAGTTGCCAACGAGAGAAGTTCTCAATTCCATGAAATTTTGAACCGTGTTCACATCGTTTACAGTCTCTCTAAG GATCTCGGGGTGCCGGGGTTTCGAGTGGGAATGGTTTACTCAAACAACGAAATGGTTGTATCCGCTGCGACCAAAATGTCAAGCTTTGGACTCGTTTCCTCACAAACTCAGTACTTACTTGCTCACTTGCTCTCTGATGAAAATTTCACTTTGAAATACTTGGAGGAGACTCAGAGAAGGCTTAAGCAGCGCAGGGAAGTGCTTGTCTCTGGCCTCAGAAATGCAGGGGTTCGTTGTTTGAAGGGCAATGCAGGGCTGTTCTGCTGGGTGGACATGAGAAACCTGTTAAGCTCTTCTACTTTTGAAGCAGAGAAGGAGCTTTGGAAGAAGATTCTCTACCAGGTTGGTTTGAACATTTCACCTGGATCTTCTTGTCACTGCTCTGAACCAGGGTGGTTCAGGGTGTGCTTCGCCAACATGTCTGAAGACACGTTGAGGGTTGCAATGCGACGCATGAAGGCTTTCACGGACTCAGTGTTCTCTGCTAATTTCAACGGAATAAGGAGGAGTGGTTTTGCTCAGCATAATACCAATTATGCAACAAGAAGTTCAATTGGTAAATGGGTTTTCCAGTTATCTTTGCATGAGGAATCTGAACCATGTACACATTGTGAGCTATGA
- the LOC130723903 gene encoding CSC1-like protein RXW8 isoform X1, with protein sequence MNIAALLTSAGVNIAVCVVLFSLYSILRKQPNNVKVYFGRRVASRHSKSLGLCLERFVPSPTWVKKAWATTQDEMLNIGGLDAVAFSRLLVFSIRVFSVVAVIGTFLVLPVNYYGQSRTRKNLHLESLDAFTIENVKKGSTWLWAHCLALYIITLTTCSLLYIEFRSITNLRLAHITGSPLNPSHFAILVRAIPWSSKVSYSDTVKKFFSYYYASTYLSHQIVYDSGAVQKLKDDAEYACKMFSGSLEQTCKPSLAQCYFCGGTTNFKLISQDIDSIHARTGYTDIHIDARKKECAAAFVFFKSRYAALMAAQNLQTSNPMLWVTDQAPEPHDVYWSKLCIPYRQLWIRKIATLVASMTFVLVFLIPVTFAQCLTQLDKLEKMFPFLTGILKKKFMIQLVTGYLPSVILVLFLLAVPPLMMLFSAVEGPISRSGRKRSACCKVLFFTIWNVFFVNVFAGSVISQLSVFTNITELTAQLAQAVPVQAAFFTTYVLSSGWASLAFEIIQPFPLLCNLFQRLVFCSQEDSYNGNLTFPYHTEVPRILLFGFLGFTCSILAPLILPFLLFYFSLAYLVYRNQIINVYIKKYDGGGHLWPIAHNTTIFSLVFSQVIALGVFGLKDSTIASGFTIPLLIGTILFHQYCRQRFLPVFKNNAAQVLIDLDQRDEHCGRLEEIYEQLHSAYCQFTSSGQSECSSHQSREHIQTPEEDSKTGLEIIQQDISWPPHRV encoded by the exons ATGAACATTGCTGCTCTTTTAACTTCTGCTGGAGTTAATATTGCTGTGTGCGTGGTGCTCTTTTCACTCTATTCAATATTAAGGAAACAACCCAACAATGTTAAAGTGTACTTTGGAAGAAGGGTAGCCTCTCGACATTCAAAAAGCCTTGGTCTTTGCTTGGAAAGATTTGTTCCATCTCCTACATGGGTAAAGAAAGCCTGGGCAACAACTCAGGATGAAATGCTGAATATCGGTGGCTTGGATGCTGTGGCTTTTAGTAGGTTGCTTGTGTTCAG TATTCGAGTATTTTCTGTCGTTGCAGTCATTGGAACTTTTCTAGTGCTTCCAGTGAATTACTATGGTCAGAGTAGAACACGCAAGAATTTACATCTTGAGTCACTGGACGCTTTTACCATTGAGAATGTAAAGAAAGGATCCACGTG GCTTTGGGCTCATTGTCTCGCATTATACATCATAACATTGACAACTTGTTCTCTTCTTTACATA GAATTTAGGAGCATTACTAATTTGCGGCTAGCACATATCACTGGATCTCCACTGAATCCAAGTCATTTTGCAATTCTTGTCCGAGCAATACCCTGGTCTTCAAAAGTATCATACAGTGACACAGTAAAAAAGTTTTTCTCTTACTATTATGCATCAACATATTTGTCACACCAAATAGTGTACGACTCTGGTGCAGTTCAAAAACTGAAG GATGATGCAGAATATGCATGTAAGATGTTCAGCGGAAGTTTGGAACAGACTTGTAAGCCAAGCTTGGCGCAATGTTACTTTTGTGGAGGGACCACAAATTTTAAGCTAATTTCTCAAGACATAGATAGTATACATGCAAGAACAGGCTACACTGACATTCATATAGATGCAAGAAAAAAG GAATGCGCAGCTGCTTTTGTGTTCTTTAAAAGTCGGTATGCTGCTCTTATGGCTGCACAAAATCTTCAAACATCAAATCCTATGTTATGGGTCACAGACCAAGCTCCTGAACCACATGATGTTTACTGGTCTAAACTGTGCATACCATATAGGCAACTTTGGATCCGTAAGATAGCCACACTTGTGGCTTCTATGACCTTCGTGCTTGTATTTCTCATCCCTGTCACATTTGCACAATGCTTGACTCAACTAGACAAGCTTGAGAAAATGTTCCCTTTTCTGACTGGGATACTTAAAAA GAAATTTATGATTCAGCTGGTGACTGGTTACTTGCCAAGTGtgattttggttttgtttttattagcTGTTCCACCATTGATGATGCTATTTTCAGCGGTGGAGGGGCCTATTTCCCGTAGTGGAAGGAAAAGAAGTGCTTGCTGTAAAGTTTTGTTCTTCACAATTTGGAATGTGTTTTTCGTTAATGTTTTTGCCGGGTCTGTAATCAGCCAACTCTCAGTCTTTACTAATATAACAGAACTAACTGCCCAACTTGCCCAGGCAGTCCCGGTGCAG GCTGCCTTCTTCACAACATATGTTCTATCATCTGGTTGGGCAAGTTTGGCTTTTGAAATTATACAACCGTTTCCTCTTTTATGCAATTTGTTCCAGAGATTGGTCTTCTGTTCCCAGGAGGATTCATATAATGGCAACCTAACTTTTCCATACCATACAGAAGTTCCAAGGATCTTGCTGTTTGGATTCCTTGGCTTCACCTGTTCTATTCTGGCACCCCTCATACTGCCCTTCTTATTGTTTTACTTTTCCCTTGCATACCTCGTTTACCGAAACCAG ATTATCAatgtatatattaaaaaatatgatGGCGGGGGACACTTATGGCCCATTGCTCACAACACAACGATTTTTTCATTGGTCTTCTCTCAAGTTATTGCACTTGGGGTGTTTGGACTGAAAGACTCAACAATTGCATCTGGATTTACTATTCCTCTCCTGATTGGTACCATTCTATTTCACCAATATTGTAGGCAGAGATTTCTTCCGGTATTTAAGAACAATGCAGCACAG GTTCTTATTGATTTGGATCAGAGGGATGAGCATTGCGGGAGGCTAGAAGAGATTTATGAACAATTGCATTCAGCTTACTGCCAGTTCACGAGTTCTGGTCAATCTGAATGCTCCAGCCATCAAAGCAGGGAGCATATTCAGACTCCAGAAGAAGATTCAAAGACAG GCTTGGAAATCATCCAACAAGATATATCATGGCCACCTCATCGTGTTTGA
- the LOC130723903 gene encoding CSC1-like protein RXW8 isoform X2 translates to MLWLLVGCLCSVIGTFLVLPVNYYGQSRTRKNLHLESLDAFTIENVKKGSTWLWAHCLALYIITLTTCSLLYIEFRSITNLRLAHITGSPLNPSHFAILVRAIPWSSKVSYSDTVKKFFSYYYASTYLSHQIVYDSGAVQKLKDDAEYACKMFSGSLEQTCKPSLAQCYFCGGTTNFKLISQDIDSIHARTGYTDIHIDARKKECAAAFVFFKSRYAALMAAQNLQTSNPMLWVTDQAPEPHDVYWSKLCIPYRQLWIRKIATLVASMTFVLVFLIPVTFAQCLTQLDKLEKMFPFLTGILKKKFMIQLVTGYLPSVILVLFLLAVPPLMMLFSAVEGPISRSGRKRSACCKVLFFTIWNVFFVNVFAGSVISQLSVFTNITELTAQLAQAVPVQAAFFTTYVLSSGWASLAFEIIQPFPLLCNLFQRLVFCSQEDSYNGNLTFPYHTEVPRILLFGFLGFTCSILAPLILPFLLFYFSLAYLVYRNQIINVYIKKYDGGGHLWPIAHNTTIFSLVFSQVIALGVFGLKDSTIASGFTIPLLIGTILFHQYCRQRFLPVFKNNAAQVLIDLDQRDEHCGRLEEIYEQLHSAYCQFTSSGQSECSSHQSREHIQTPEEDSKTGLEIIQQDISWPPHRV, encoded by the exons ATGCTGTGGCTTTTAGTAGGTTGCTTGTGTTCAG TCATTGGAACTTTTCTAGTGCTTCCAGTGAATTACTATGGTCAGAGTAGAACACGCAAGAATTTACATCTTGAGTCACTGGACGCTTTTACCATTGAGAATGTAAAGAAAGGATCCACGTG GCTTTGGGCTCATTGTCTCGCATTATACATCATAACATTGACAACTTGTTCTCTTCTTTACATA GAATTTAGGAGCATTACTAATTTGCGGCTAGCACATATCACTGGATCTCCACTGAATCCAAGTCATTTTGCAATTCTTGTCCGAGCAATACCCTGGTCTTCAAAAGTATCATACAGTGACACAGTAAAAAAGTTTTTCTCTTACTATTATGCATCAACATATTTGTCACACCAAATAGTGTACGACTCTGGTGCAGTTCAAAAACTGAAG GATGATGCAGAATATGCATGTAAGATGTTCAGCGGAAGTTTGGAACAGACTTGTAAGCCAAGCTTGGCGCAATGTTACTTTTGTGGAGGGACCACAAATTTTAAGCTAATTTCTCAAGACATAGATAGTATACATGCAAGAACAGGCTACACTGACATTCATATAGATGCAAGAAAAAAG GAATGCGCAGCTGCTTTTGTGTTCTTTAAAAGTCGGTATGCTGCTCTTATGGCTGCACAAAATCTTCAAACATCAAATCCTATGTTATGGGTCACAGACCAAGCTCCTGAACCACATGATGTTTACTGGTCTAAACTGTGCATACCATATAGGCAACTTTGGATCCGTAAGATAGCCACACTTGTGGCTTCTATGACCTTCGTGCTTGTATTTCTCATCCCTGTCACATTTGCACAATGCTTGACTCAACTAGACAAGCTTGAGAAAATGTTCCCTTTTCTGACTGGGATACTTAAAAA GAAATTTATGATTCAGCTGGTGACTGGTTACTTGCCAAGTGtgattttggttttgtttttattagcTGTTCCACCATTGATGATGCTATTTTCAGCGGTGGAGGGGCCTATTTCCCGTAGTGGAAGGAAAAGAAGTGCTTGCTGTAAAGTTTTGTTCTTCACAATTTGGAATGTGTTTTTCGTTAATGTTTTTGCCGGGTCTGTAATCAGCCAACTCTCAGTCTTTACTAATATAACAGAACTAACTGCCCAACTTGCCCAGGCAGTCCCGGTGCAG GCTGCCTTCTTCACAACATATGTTCTATCATCTGGTTGGGCAAGTTTGGCTTTTGAAATTATACAACCGTTTCCTCTTTTATGCAATTTGTTCCAGAGATTGGTCTTCTGTTCCCAGGAGGATTCATATAATGGCAACCTAACTTTTCCATACCATACAGAAGTTCCAAGGATCTTGCTGTTTGGATTCCTTGGCTTCACCTGTTCTATTCTGGCACCCCTCATACTGCCCTTCTTATTGTTTTACTTTTCCCTTGCATACCTCGTTTACCGAAACCAG ATTATCAatgtatatattaaaaaatatgatGGCGGGGGACACTTATGGCCCATTGCTCACAACACAACGATTTTTTCATTGGTCTTCTCTCAAGTTATTGCACTTGGGGTGTTTGGACTGAAAGACTCAACAATTGCATCTGGATTTACTATTCCTCTCCTGATTGGTACCATTCTATTTCACCAATATTGTAGGCAGAGATTTCTTCCGGTATTTAAGAACAATGCAGCACAG GTTCTTATTGATTTGGATCAGAGGGATGAGCATTGCGGGAGGCTAGAAGAGATTTATGAACAATTGCATTCAGCTTACTGCCAGTTCACGAGTTCTGGTCAATCTGAATGCTCCAGCCATCAAAGCAGGGAGCATATTCAGACTCCAGAAGAAGATTCAAAGACAG GCTTGGAAATCATCCAACAAGATATATCATGGCCACCTCATCGTGTTTGA